The following coding sequences are from one uncultured Bacteroides sp. window:
- a CDS encoding glycoside hydrolase family 20 zincin-like fold domain-containing protein, protein MANLKGLLFGVCVFMLSACGETVNVVTTPKASKRALFGAEQLKNTLEQSGYRVKLATSTDVSKLEGKTIFIDLPNDSISKKEGFQITSNGKLTEVIGHDSTGVLYGCRELIDHVVNKKNLDFPHSMTDAPEMVLRGTCIGLQKTTYLPGHAVYEYPYTPENFPWFYDKAQWIKYLDMLVANRMNTLYLWNGHPFASLVKLKDYPFAVEVDDATFKKNEEIFSFLTREADKRGIYVIQMFYNIIVSKPFAEHYGIKTQDRHRPITPLISDYTRKSIAAFIEKYPNVGLLVCLGEAMDTYEDDVNWFTKTIIPGVKDGLKALGRTDEPPIMLRAHDTNCKMVIDAALPLYKNLYTMNKYNGESLTTYQPRGPWAETHRELSALGSIHISNVHILANLEPFRWGAPDFIRKAVQAMHNVHGANALHLYPQSSYWDWPYTADKLKDGKREYQLDRDWIWYKAWARYAWNCHRDPQKEIAYWEGQLGNFYGTDAHTAYNILEAYEESGEIAPKLLRRFGITEGNRQTLLLGMFMSQLVNPYKYTIYPGFYESCGPEGEKLIEYVEKEWKKQPHVGELPLDIIAQVIAHGDKAVAAIDAAEAKVTKNKEEFERLRNDMHCYREFAYAFNLKVKAAKLVLDYQWGKDIKNLDAAIPLMEKSLNHYRKLVDLTKDHYFYANSMQTAQRRIPIGGNDGKNKTWSEMLVHYEKELANYKANLATLKDKLSGKTLASEVKVESLSPAKVVVLSKQKQVKLLKGAKLFSNLPGRIEALAPELEGLSGFCMDGNMQRQTGTSVEFESTKPVTLLVGYFRDDQKKYAKAPKLEIDASANDYGQAEAKLRNAIRIEGMPLADVHTYSFPAGKNTLLLPKGYLIVFGFTNQVITPRNAGLAGTEETMDWMFY, encoded by the coding sequence ATGGCGAACCTAAAAGGGCTCTTGTTTGGTGTCTGTGTATTTATGCTTAGTGCATGCGGAGAGACCGTAAACGTGGTTACTACACCAAAAGCTTCAAAACGTGCACTCTTTGGTGCAGAACAATTAAAAAACACCTTGGAACAATCTGGATATCGGGTTAAATTAGCAACATCAACAGATGTATCCAAGCTTGAAGGCAAAACTATTTTTATAGACCTTCCCAATGATTCTATTTCTAAGAAAGAGGGTTTTCAAATTACTTCTAACGGAAAGCTCACAGAAGTTATTGGGCATGACAGTACCGGGGTACTCTATGGATGCCGTGAATTAATTGATCATGTTGTTAACAAAAAGAATCTTGATTTTCCTCATTCAATGACAGATGCACCAGAGATGGTGCTTAGAGGTACTTGCATCGGATTACAAAAAACGACTTACCTTCCTGGACATGCTGTCTATGAATATCCTTATACACCGGAAAATTTCCCTTGGTTTTATGATAAAGCGCAGTGGATTAAGTATTTGGATATGCTAGTGGCTAATCGCATGAATACTTTGTATTTGTGGAATGGGCACCCTTTCGCTTCATTAGTGAAATTGAAGGATTATCCTTTTGCTGTGGAGGTGGATGATGCTACTTTCAAGAAGAACGAAGAGATCTTTTCTTTCCTAACTAGAGAAGCGGATAAGCGTGGTATTTATGTAATACAGATGTTCTATAATATAATCGTTTCTAAGCCTTTTGCAGAGCATTATGGTATTAAGACTCAGGATCGTCACCGTCCTATAACTCCACTTATAAGTGATTATACTCGTAAATCTATCGCTGCTTTTATTGAGAAGTATCCTAATGTAGGATTATTAGTTTGCCTTGGCGAAGCAATGGATACGTATGAAGATGATGTAAATTGGTTTACTAAGACGATAATTCCTGGTGTGAAAGATGGTCTGAAGGCTCTTGGACGCACTGATGAACCACCTATTATGCTACGTGCTCACGATACTAATTGTAAGATGGTTATTGATGCTGCTTTGCCTCTTTATAAGAATTTGTATACGATGAATAAATACAATGGTGAGTCATTGACGACTTATCAGCCTCGCGGCCCTTGGGCGGAAACTCATAGAGAATTGAGTGCTTTGGGAAGCATTCATATTAGTAATGTACATATTTTGGCAAATTTAGAACCGTTCCGTTGGGGAGCACCTGATTTTATAAGAAAAGCAGTACAAGCGATGCATAATGTTCATGGAGCGAATGCTTTACACTTATACCCACAATCTTCTTATTGGGACTGGCCTTACACTGCTGATAAATTGAAAGATGGGAAAAGGGAGTATCAGTTAGATCGGGATTGGATTTGGTATAAAGCGTGGGCTCGTTATGCATGGAATTGCCACCGTGATCCTCAAAAAGAGATAGCTTATTGGGAAGGTCAATTGGGCAATTTCTATGGAACGGATGCACATACTGCCTATAACATTTTGGAAGCGTATGAAGAATCGGGTGAAATTGCACCGAAGTTGCTTCGTCGGTTTGGTATTACAGAGGGAAACAGACAGACTCTTTTACTTGGTATGTTTATGAGTCAGTTAGTTAATCCTTATAAATATACTATTTATCCGGGGTTCTATGAAAGTTGCGGTCCTGAAGGGGAGAAATTAATAGAATATGTAGAGAAAGAGTGGAAGAAACAGCCTCATGTAGGTGAACTGCCTTTGGATATTATAGCGCAAGTTATTGCACATGGAGATAAGGCTGTTGCTGCTATTGATGCGGCTGAAGCTAAGGTAACAAAGAATAAAGAGGAATTTGAACGTCTTCGTAATGATATGCATTGCTATAGGGAGTTTGCTTATGCGTTCAACTTGAAAGTGAAAGCTGCTAAATTGGTTCTTGACTATCAATGGGGCAAGGATATCAAGAATTTGGATGCTGCTATTCCTTTGATGGAAAAGAGCTTGAATCATTACAGAAAATTAGTTGATTTAACGAAAGATCATTATTTCTATGCTAATAGTATGCAGACTGCTCAAAGACGTATTCCTATTGGGGGCAACGACGGTAAAAACAAAACATGGTCGGAAATGCTTGTGCATTATGAGAAGGAATTGGCTAACTATAAAGCAAATTTGGCTACATTGAAAGATAAATTGAGTGGAAAAACATTGGCATCTGAAGTAAAAGTAGAATCATTGTCTCCTGCTAAAGTTGTGGTACTAAGTAAACAAAAGCAGGTAAAACTGCTAAAGGGCGCTAAATTGTTTTCTAATCTTCCCGGAAGAATAGAGGCACTTGCACCTGAATTAGAAGGATTATCTGGTTTTTGTATGGATGGAAATATGCAGCGTCAAACTGGCACATCTGTTGAATTTGAATCAACTAAGCCCGTGACATTATTAGTTGGTTATTTCCGTGATGATCAAAAGAAATATGCGAAAGCTCCTAAATTGGAAATAGATGCATCGGCTAATGATTATGGACAAGCTGAGGCTAAATTGAGAAATGCGATTAGAATAGAGGGGATGCCGTTGGCAGATGTTCATACTTATAGTTTCCCTGCTGGTAAAAACACCTTATTATTGCCTAAAGGTTACTTGATTGTCTTTGGTTTCACGAACCAGGTGATTACTCCTCGTAATGCGGGATTGGCCGGTACTGAGGAGACAATGGATTGGATGTTTTATTAA
- a CDS encoding glycoside hydrolase family 2 TIM barrel-domain containing protein — translation MKLGNVLLGIFCLLGGVCQAQEIHDWENQHVLQINREPARAFFFGYGEKEGDRLFSLDGTWKFHWTPTPDGKVEGFYATAFDDSSWINFPVPANWENNGYGTPIYISSGYPFKIDPPRVTTEPKATYTTYKERNPVGQYRRSFTLPTSWKDDGQTFLRFDGVMSAFYVWINGKRVGYSQGSMEPSEFNITSYLHAGSNLIALEVYKYSDGSYLEDQDFWRFGGIQRSVTLFHTPDIRISDFTVRTLLNKTYTNATLQIDPKLAVYGEEKGKGYTLVALLTDAKGKLICSSPGAQVESILNLNHKASIMNEWNPQRGPRKMGHINMLVVNPMKWTAETPYLYNLHLYLNDSTGCTKEEVHTKVGFRSVEIKGGQMLINGKSIRFRGVNRHEHDPLTARVMTKERMLQDVLLMKRANINAVRTSHYPNNPYWYHLCDSLGLYLMDEADIEEHGLRGTLASTPEWHAAFLDRAMRLAERDKNHPSVVMWSMGNESGYGFNFAAVSAWLHDFDPTRPVHYEGAQGVGGNPDPATVDVISRFYPRVEEEYLNPGIPDGSNKERAENARWEKLLSIAKRTGDDRPVLTSEYAHCMGNALGNLKEYWDEIYSNPRMLGGFIWDWVDQGLFKKLPDGRTMVAYGGDFGDYPNLKAFCLNGIVRSDREITPKYEEVRKVYAPVYLRWVKEEKSAAKLKIINHNSHIGLEGYRCLWTIAVDGESRKKGELLLPKVLPGDSTLVELPLDIINFSSPKESDVRVLFRIVLKKDCAWAKSGYEVSWEQFCLQKGMLPRAEIVNRGKLKLEERLKASNHSVIERKETISHIVGDSSLLDKQQLKKSTLRLRVIGNKFSASWSKERGRLISLVYDGRELLAQDLTTQAFRAPTDNDKGFGNWLAKDWKLNGLEKPLTKLKSFTHHFRKDGALIVETIILNEYTKGSILTKTIYTVLANGILDIKSNFTIQNTLPELPRLGLTMALTKGYENFAWYGCGPWETYPDRKSASTIALWKGQVADQYTHYPRPQDSGNKEDIRFFTLTNDRGRGLKVEAIDHTFSASALHYTAQDLAETTHDCDLIPRKETILNMDAAVLGLGNSSCGPGVLKKHSIEKKEYTLHVRFSRARRK, via the coding sequence ATGAAATTAGGGAATGTTTTACTAGGTATCTTCTGCTTGCTGGGTGGTGTTTGTCAGGCGCAAGAAATCCATGATTGGGAGAATCAGCATGTACTTCAAATTAACCGCGAACCGGCAAGAGCTTTCTTTTTTGGTTATGGAGAAAAGGAAGGCGATCGCTTGTTTTCTTTAGATGGTACTTGGAAATTTCATTGGACACCCACTCCGGATGGTAAAGTCGAAGGCTTTTATGCTACCGCTTTTGATGATAGTTCGTGGATAAACTTTCCTGTTCCTGCCAATTGGGAAAACAATGGTTATGGTACTCCTATATATATATCTTCTGGCTATCCATTCAAGATTGATCCACCACGGGTAACTACTGAACCCAAAGCAACTTATACGACATATAAGGAGAGAAACCCGGTGGGGCAGTATCGTCGTTCATTTACTTTGCCAACATCTTGGAAGGACGATGGACAAACGTTTTTGCGCTTTGATGGAGTGATGAGTGCTTTTTATGTTTGGATAAATGGTAAGCGAGTAGGGTATAGCCAGGGAAGCATGGAACCTAGTGAATTTAATATCACTTCGTATCTGCATGCAGGGAGTAATTTGATTGCATTAGAAGTTTATAAATATAGCGACGGATCGTATTTGGAAGATCAGGACTTTTGGCGCTTTGGCGGCATTCAACGTAGTGTTACACTTTTTCATACGCCAGATATAAGAATTAGTGATTTTACTGTTCGCACTTTACTCAATAAAACATATACTAATGCTACTCTACAAATAGATCCGAAGCTCGCTGTGTATGGAGAGGAGAAAGGTAAAGGCTATACCTTGGTTGCCTTGTTAACGGATGCGAAAGGAAAATTGATATGCTCTTCGCCTGGTGCTCAGGTAGAATCGATTCTTAACTTGAATCATAAAGCGTCTATTATGAATGAATGGAACCCTCAACGTGGACCTCGTAAGATGGGACATATTAACATGTTGGTGGTGAATCCAATGAAATGGACAGCTGAAACTCCTTATTTGTATAATCTTCATTTATATTTAAATGATAGTACAGGATGCACGAAAGAAGAGGTACATACTAAGGTCGGTTTTCGTAGCGTAGAAATAAAAGGTGGACAGATGCTTATTAATGGAAAATCTATCCGCTTCCGAGGGGTAAATCGGCATGAGCATGACCCATTAACTGCCCGTGTGATGACAAAGGAGAGAATGTTGCAGGATGTTCTTTTGATGAAGCGAGCTAATATTAATGCTGTACGCACTAGCCATTATCCAAATAATCCATATTGGTATCATTTATGTGATAGTCTTGGATTGTATTTAATGGATGAAGCGGATATAGAAGAACATGGGTTGCGTGGCACATTGGCAAGTACTCCTGAATGGCATGCTGCTTTTTTGGATCGCGCTATGCGCTTGGCTGAAAGAGACAAAAATCATCCTTCTGTGGTGATGTGGAGTATGGGTAACGAGAGTGGTTATGGTTTTAATTTTGCTGCTGTTTCAGCATGGTTGCACGATTTTGATCCTACACGTCCGGTGCATTATGAAGGTGCACAAGGGGTAGGTGGGAATCCAGATCCTGCAACGGTGGATGTCATTAGCCGTTTTTATCCGCGGGTAGAAGAAGAATACCTCAATCCGGGTATACCAGATGGCAGTAATAAGGAACGTGCAGAGAATGCTCGTTGGGAGAAATTGCTTAGTATTGCTAAGCGTACAGGTGATGATCGTCCGGTATTAACAAGTGAATATGCTCACTGTATGGGCAACGCTCTGGGCAATTTAAAAGAATATTGGGATGAAATATATAGTAATCCTCGCATGCTAGGTGGCTTTATTTGGGACTGGGTAGATCAGGGACTCTTCAAAAAACTTCCCGATGGTCGTACAATGGTTGCCTATGGAGGCGACTTTGGTGACTATCCTAACTTAAAAGCTTTCTGCTTGAATGGTATTGTAAGGAGTGATCGCGAAATTACTCCTAAATATGAGGAGGTTCGAAAGGTTTATGCACCTGTTTATTTAAGATGGGTAAAAGAAGAGAAGAGTGCTGCGAAATTAAAAATCATTAATCATAATTCTCATATTGGTTTAGAGGGCTATCGCTGTTTGTGGACTATTGCTGTGGATGGAGAGAGTCGTAAAAAGGGAGAATTACTCCTTCCGAAAGTATTGCCTGGTGATAGTACTTTGGTTGAATTACCTTTAGATATTATAAATTTTTCTTCTCCGAAAGAAAGCGATGTTCGAGTACTGTTCCGCATTGTATTAAAGAAAGATTGTGCATGGGCTAAATCTGGTTATGAAGTGAGTTGGGAACAATTTTGCCTTCAGAAAGGCATGCTACCTCGTGCTGAAATAGTAAATAGAGGCAAGCTAAAATTAGAAGAGAGGTTGAAAGCTTCTAATCATTCTGTAATAGAGAGAAAAGAAACGATTTCTCACATTGTGGGCGATTCTAGTTTGTTAGATAAACAACAATTAAAGAAATCTACTTTAAGATTAAGGGTGATAGGTAACAAGTTTTCTGCTTCTTGGAGTAAAGAAAGAGGAAGGCTCATTTCATTGGTTTATGATGGTAGAGAATTGTTGGCACAAGATCTTACAACACAAGCTTTTCGTGCGCCTACGGACAATGATAAGGGTTTTGGAAATTGGCTGGCAAAGGATTGGAAACTTAATGGATTGGAGAAACCTCTAACTAAATTGAAATCTTTTACGCATCATTTTCGTAAGGATGGTGCATTAATAGTAGAAACAATTATACTTAATGAATATACTAAAGGTAGTATTCTCACTAAGACTATATATACGGTATTGGCAAATGGCATATTGGATATAAAAAGTAACTTTACAATACAAAATACTTTGCCCGAGTTGCCTCGTTTAGGACTTACTATGGCATTAACTAAAGGGTATGAAAATTTTGCATGGTATGGGTGTGGACCCTGGGAAACATATCCTGATCGAAAATCGGCTTCTACAATTGCATTATGGAAAGGACAAGTTGCTGATCAATACACTCATTATCCTCGTCCGCAAGATAGCGGTAATAAAGAAGATATTCGTTTCTTTACTTTGACGAATGATAGAGGTAGAGGGTTAAAAGTTGAGGCTATTGATCATACGTTTTCGGCTTCTGCTTTGCATTATACAGCTCAGGATCTAGCTGAAACAACACATGATTGTGACTTAATTCCCCGAAAGGAGACTATTCTTAACATGGATGCTGCTGTGTTAGGGCTTGGTAATAGTAGCTGTGGACCGGGTGTACTAAAAAAACATTCGATTGAAAAGAAAGAATATACGTTACATGTTCGCTTTAGTCGGGCTCGTAGAAAGTAG
- a CDS encoding cobalamin-dependent protein (Presence of a B(12) (cobalamin)-binding domain implies dependence on cobalamin itself, in one of its several forms, or in some unusual lineages, dependence on a cobalamin-like analog.): MKNLIEGDRVACVKIVNELLDANVSVEDIYEYIIRKALYKIGEMWELGEITVAAEHLASSIAESVLNELYQGILTDIRIDKKVVIGCVPNEFHQIGVKMVSDIFEKHGWTVFFLGANVPITDLIAFAHGIKADVIALSMSLYSHLMDLLEILNRIQVEFPMMQVLVGGQAFTRGSCAPLSKYKQVTYMPDIYVLKEFLNKQNK; the protein is encoded by the coding sequence TTGAAGAATTTAATCGAAGGGGATAGGGTAGCTTGTGTAAAAATAGTAAATGAACTTCTTGATGCAAATGTTTCTGTAGAAGATATATATGAATATATTATTCGTAAAGCTCTTTATAAAATAGGAGAAATGTGGGAACTAGGTGAAATAACGGTTGCTGCTGAGCATTTGGCTTCTTCAATTGCCGAATCCGTTTTGAATGAATTGTATCAAGGGATACTGACAGATATTAGAATTGATAAGAAAGTGGTAATAGGATGTGTCCCAAACGAATTTCATCAAATTGGGGTTAAAATGGTATCGGATATATTTGAAAAGCATGGCTGGACGGTTTTCTTTCTAGGAGCTAACGTACCTATTACTGATTTGATAGCTTTTGCACATGGTATAAAAGCTGATGTTATTGCCCTTTCTATGAGTCTCTATTCTCATTTAATGGATTTATTGGAAATATTGAATCGTATTCAGGTTGAATTTCCAATGATGCAGGTGTTGGTTGGCGGACAAGCTTTTACACGTGGCAGTTGTGCCCCTTTATCTAAATACAAACAGGTAACATATATGCCCGATATATATGTGTTAAAAGAATTTTTAAACAAACAAAACAAATAA
- a CDS encoding HAMP domain-containing sensor histidine kinase — MYNNFNKTFFEDWKEEINASLLDNQSLYIALFSIDGALLLANKAMQDILITKSADDLLNPSFAKLLHLSCSNKLIYDGYATFGKESQDDNLSLDSRIYRKADTFLFIGAMDVNLLIAQNRSMTLLNNQILDLQRSLIKEKYELEKVTAQLRQANDRLNEANITKDKFFSIIAHDLKNPFSVLLGLSDALSQNLEEYDTSSVKEMITMIRQTSYQTYQLLEDLLLWSRSQLGKLNFNPEKIFLYETCQAVLGLLEPLALKKEIHISCDIPLDICIVADVGMLQTILRNLFSNALKFTPHGGEIKLSVIPSDYNIEIVVSDTGIGMNENVKSNLWNLTTSVSRSGTDGEDGTGLGLHLCKELIKKQGGKIWVYSCEGKGSQFTFTLPKCSDWD; from the coding sequence ATGTATAATAACTTTAATAAAACGTTTTTTGAAGATTGGAAAGAAGAAATAAATGCATCTCTTTTGGATAATCAATCTCTTTATATTGCTCTTTTTTCGATAGATGGTGCTTTATTATTAGCTAATAAGGCGATGCAAGATATTTTGATTACTAAATCAGCTGATGATTTGCTAAATCCTTCATTTGCTAAATTGCTTCATCTTTCTTGCTCAAATAAACTAATTTATGATGGTTATGCTACGTTTGGAAAAGAATCGCAAGATGATAATTTATCGTTGGACTCTCGTATCTATCGAAAAGCAGATACTTTCCTTTTTATTGGAGCCATGGATGTTAATTTGCTTATTGCGCAGAATAGATCTATGACATTGCTCAATAATCAAATTCTAGATTTACAACGTTCGTTGATAAAAGAGAAATATGAATTGGAAAAGGTGACAGCTCAGCTTAGGCAAGCTAATGATCGTTTGAATGAAGCAAATATAACTAAAGATAAATTTTTTTCGATTATTGCGCATGATCTCAAAAATCCTTTTTCTGTATTGTTAGGACTTTCGGACGCTTTATCTCAGAATTTGGAAGAGTATGATACATCGAGCGTAAAAGAGATGATTACTATGATTCGTCAAACTAGTTATCAAACTTATCAATTGCTTGAAGACCTCCTTCTTTGGTCACGTTCACAACTTGGTAAGCTGAATTTTAATCCCGAAAAAATATTCCTTTATGAAACTTGTCAGGCCGTATTGGGATTGTTAGAGCCTTTGGCTTTGAAGAAAGAAATTCATATCTCTTGTGACATACCTCTAGATATTTGTATTGTGGCAGATGTTGGAATGTTGCAAACAATATTGCGTAATCTATTTTCTAATGCTCTAAAATTTACTCCTCATGGTGGTGAAATTAAGTTAAGTGTAATCCCCAGTGATTATAATATTGAGATCGTTGTTTCCGATACGGGTATTGGTATGAATGAAAATGTTAAATCTAATTTGTGGAATTTAACCACTTCTGTTTCTCGTAGTGGTACTGATGGAGAAGATGGCACCGGATTAGGGTTACATCTTTGTAAGGAATTGATCAAAAAGCAAGGTGGAAAAATTTGGGTATATAGTTGTGAGGGTAAAGGTAGCCAGTTTACATTTACTTTACCCAAATGCTCTGATTGGGATTAA
- a CDS encoding glycoside hydrolase family 2 TIM barrel-domain containing protein produces the protein MIDRLLKWQRFFFVFILLLGCVTIESANTRVPLTQKYYLSGHGCDDMVQWDFYCTGGRNAGKWTKVGVPSCWELQGFGKFQYGITFYGKAFPEGIADEKGMYKYKFDVPETWRGSQIELVFEASMTDTEVKVNGKKAGNKHQGAFYRFSYDVTDLLKYGKENLLEVTVSKESTNASVNLAERRADYWNFGGIFRPVFLEIKPALNIQRVAIDAKADGSFVASCYLNRASDDLNMRTIIYDRKGKKLNETITPIKVGSDWTTVRTTVKKPLLWTAEAPNRYRAEFSLLTKDGKVLHQETETFGFRTIEVRESDGLYINGVRVNIRGVNRHSFRPESGRTLSKDKNIEDVLLIKSMNMNSVRLSHYPADPEFLDACDSLGLYVMSELGGWHGKYDTPTGIVLIKSMVERDVNHPSIIWWSNGNEKGWNTELDCEFHKHDPQKRPVIHPQGNFSGFETMHYRSYGESEEYMRLPQIFMPTEFLHGLYDGGHGAGLWDYWEMMRKHPRCAGGFLWVLADEGVKRVDMNGFIDNQGNFGADGIVGPHHEKEGSYYTVKQIWNPVQIMNTSLNRSFNGLLQLENRYDFLNMNTCTFDWKYVTFPSAVDLNKEVKILRQGTVKGENIPAHQSGVLKITAAPKDADALILTAIDLYGKDLFTWSYKLSDKSGIDTKKEITANSSPTYIETTEAITAKAAGREFIFCKKDGQLKGVKVNGTLIHFANGPRFIGARRADRSLDQFYNHDDPKAHEKERTYTEFGDAGVFKGFEVNKQGNNLLITAHYKLGNFDKAQWTLAPDGKLSLDYTYNFAGVVDLMGICFDYPEDQVISKQWLGNGPYRVWQNRLRGPQYNLWENDYNDPVPGESFTYPEFKGYFANVSWMNIRTKEGVISITNETPNTYVGIYQPRDGRDRLLYTLPESGISILNVIPAVRNKVNTTDLCGPSSQPKWAKGNQRGHLVFHFEGNK, from the coding sequence ATGATTGACAGACTATTAAAATGGCAGCGCTTTTTCTTTGTTTTCATACTTCTATTAGGCTGTGTTACTATAGAAAGTGCAAATACAAGAGTTCCCTTAACTCAAAAATATTATTTATCAGGTCATGGTTGTGATGATATGGTACAATGGGATTTTTATTGTACAGGAGGTAGAAACGCTGGTAAATGGACCAAGGTAGGGGTACCTTCTTGTTGGGAATTGCAAGGGTTTGGGAAGTTTCAATATGGTATAACTTTTTATGGAAAAGCTTTTCCTGAAGGTATTGCGGATGAGAAAGGAATGTACAAATATAAATTTGATGTTCCTGAAACATGGAGAGGAAGCCAGATTGAATTGGTCTTTGAAGCGTCTATGACTGATACGGAAGTAAAGGTAAATGGGAAGAAGGCTGGCAATAAACATCAGGGAGCTTTTTACCGTTTTTCATATGATGTTACTGATTTATTAAAATACGGAAAAGAGAATTTGCTGGAGGTCACGGTTAGCAAAGAGAGTACAAATGCTAGTGTGAATTTAGCTGAGCGTCGCGCCGATTATTGGAATTTCGGAGGTATTTTCCGTCCGGTTTTTCTCGAAATAAAACCTGCGCTAAATATTCAAAGAGTGGCTATTGATGCGAAAGCAGATGGTAGTTTTGTTGCTAGTTGTTATTTGAATAGAGCTTCTGATGATTTGAATATGCGTACGATTATTTATGATCGTAAAGGTAAGAAGTTGAATGAGACAATCACTCCTATAAAAGTTGGTAGCGATTGGACTACAGTAAGAACAACAGTGAAGAAGCCATTGCTTTGGACTGCTGAAGCACCTAATCGTTATAGGGCTGAGTTTTCCTTACTGACAAAAGATGGCAAAGTCTTGCATCAAGAGACAGAAACTTTTGGATTTCGTACAATTGAAGTTCGTGAAAGTGATGGACTTTATATAAATGGGGTACGAGTGAATATTCGTGGAGTGAACAGGCATAGTTTCCGTCCCGAAAGTGGCCGGACACTTAGTAAAGATAAGAACATAGAAGATGTATTGCTTATTAAAAGTATGAACATGAATTCGGTACGTCTTTCACATTATCCTGCTGACCCGGAATTCTTAGATGCTTGCGATTCTTTGGGACTTTATGTGATGAGTGAACTTGGAGGATGGCATGGTAAATATGATACGCCTACAGGTATTGTGCTAATTAAGAGTATGGTAGAAAGAGATGTAAATCATCCGTCTATTATTTGGTGGAGTAATGGAAATGAGAAGGGATGGAATACAGAACTTGATTGTGAGTTTCATAAGCATGATCCGCAAAAACGTCCGGTTATCCATCCGCAAGGAAACTTTAGTGGTTTTGAAACGATGCATTATCGTTCTTATGGGGAGAGTGAAGAATATATGCGATTGCCTCAGATCTTTATGCCTACTGAATTCCTTCATGGTTTATATGATGGAGGACATGGTGCCGGATTATGGGATTATTGGGAAATGATGCGTAAACATCCTCGTTGTGCCGGTGGCTTCTTGTGGGTCTTGGCTGATGAAGGAGTTAAACGTGTGGATATGAATGGTTTTATCGATAATCAAGGTAATTTTGGAGCTGATGGTATTGTAGGCCCGCACCATGAGAAAGAAGGTAGCTATTATACGGTTAAGCAAATATGGAATCCTGTTCAGATAATGAATACGAGCTTGAATAGATCCTTTAATGGTTTACTTCAATTGGAAAATCGTTATGATTTTCTAAATATGAATACTTGTACTTTTGATTGGAAGTATGTGACTTTTCCTTCGGCTGTTGATTTGAATAAAGAAGTGAAGATTTTAAGACAAGGAACAGTAAAAGGCGAAAATATTCCTGCCCATCAATCTGGCGTTTTAAAAATAACAGCAGCACCGAAAGATGCTGATGCTTTGATTCTGACTGCTATAGATCTTTATGGAAAAGATTTGTTTACATGGAGTTATAAACTTTCAGATAAATCTGGCATTGATACAAAAAAGGAGATTACTGCGAATTCATCTCCTACTTATATTGAAACAACTGAGGCTATCACTGCAAAAGCGGCAGGGCGTGAATTTATCTTCTGTAAAAAGGATGGTCAACTTAAAGGGGTAAAAGTAAATGGGACATTAATTCATTTTGCTAATGGTCCTCGTTTCATTGGTGCTCGTAGAGCCGATCGTTCGTTGGATCAATTCTATAATCATGATGATCCAAAAGCTCATGAAAAGGAACGTACTTATACGGAATTTGGAGATGCCGGAGTTTTCAAAGGCTTTGAAGTGAACAAGCAAGGAAATAATTTGCTTATCACGGCTCACTATAAACTGGGCAATTTTGACAAAGCTCAATGGACTCTTGCTCCTGACGGAAAGTTGTCGTTAGATTATACTTATAATTTTGCCGGAGTAGTAGATTTAATGGGAATCTGTTTTGACTACCCTGAAGATCAGGTAATCAGTAAACAATGGCTGGGTAATGGTCCTTATAGAGTTTGGCAGAACCGTTTACGCGGCCCTCAATATAATCTTTGGGAAAATGATTACAATGATCCGGTGCCCGGAGAGAGTTTTACTTATCCTGAATTTAAAGGTTATTTTGCTAACGTGTCATGGATGAATATTCGTACCAAAGAAGGAGTAATTAGTATTACTAATGAAACTCCAAATACGTACGTTGGCATTTATCAGCCGCGTGATGGACGTGATAGATTACTTTATACTCTTCCTGAGAGCGGTATTTCGATCTTGAATGTGATACCTGCTGTGCGTAACAAAGTGAATACCACTGATTTATGCGGACCGTCTTCACAGCCTAAATGGGCTAAAGGGAATCAGCGAGGACATCTTGTTTTCCATTTTGAGGGAAATAAATAG